The Hymenobacter baengnokdamensis genome includes a region encoding these proteins:
- the nadE gene encoding NAD(+) synthase, whose product MRIAGAALNQIPFNWAHNIQNISAAIAQAKAEGVELLCLPELCLTGYNCEDLFLSDWLPAAALAHLQKIRPLTEGICVVVGLPVRLHHRTYNTAAVLRDGQILGFAAKQFLANDGVHYETRFFVPWLAGETTTVEHEGESWPLGDLTFEHQGVRFGFEICEDAWRPDDVRPACRLMGKVELIINPSASHFAMSKTDVRYKLVLNASRKFRCTYLYANLLGNEAGRTIYDGEILIAQNGHLLRRNQLLSFKEVDLEWVEVDFAEPLAVADTIVPLPEPDEYRELNQAMSLALFDYLRKARSKGFVLSLSGGADSCFCAVGVAEMVRLGVEELGVEEFKRRSGAFDAAKKEVTQAGAGGKATQQATDVDNEAAAQNQKPATTNQQLVNHLLTCAYQGTVNSSDDTLNSARELADSIGARFFDWTIDDEVSGYVGKIEHALGRELTWQTDDLALQNIQARVRAPGIWLLANVQNCLLITTSNRSEASVGYCTMDGDTAGSISPIAGVDKDFVKKWLRWAQTALGYEALHHVNALQPTAELRPLADKQTDERDLMPYVLLNRIERLAFYDRLSPAAVLAQLVAEEPSYEPEQLRTYVKRFYQLWSRNQWKRERYAPSFHLDDYNVDPRSWLRFPILSGGFGEELAGL is encoded by the coding sequence ATGCGCATTGCCGGAGCCGCCCTCAACCAGATTCCCTTCAACTGGGCTCATAACATTCAGAATATCAGCGCCGCCATTGCCCAGGCCAAAGCTGAGGGCGTAGAGCTACTGTGCCTGCCCGAGCTGTGCCTGACGGGCTACAACTGCGAAGACCTGTTTTTGAGCGACTGGCTGCCGGCGGCGGCGCTGGCGCATTTGCAAAAAATCAGGCCGCTTACGGAGGGTATTTGCGTGGTGGTGGGCTTGCCGGTGCGGCTGCACCACCGCACCTACAACACGGCCGCCGTGCTGCGCGACGGCCAGATTCTGGGCTTCGCGGCCAAGCAGTTTCTGGCCAACGATGGCGTGCACTACGAAACGCGCTTTTTTGTGCCGTGGCTGGCTGGCGAAACCACAACGGTGGAGCATGAAGGCGAAAGCTGGCCGCTGGGCGACCTTACGTTTGAGCACCAAGGCGTGCGCTTTGGCTTTGAGATATGCGAGGATGCCTGGCGGCCCGACGACGTGCGGCCCGCCTGCCGGCTCATGGGTAAGGTTGAGTTGATTATCAACCCCTCGGCCAGCCACTTTGCGATGAGCAAGACCGATGTGCGCTACAAGCTGGTGCTCAATGCCTCGCGCAAGTTTCGCTGCACCTATCTGTATGCCAACCTGCTGGGCAACGAAGCCGGAAGAACTATCTATGATGGCGAGATATTGATTGCCCAAAACGGCCACCTGCTCAGGCGCAACCAGCTGCTGAGCTTTAAGGAAGTGGATTTGGAATGGGTAGAGGTCGATTTCGCGGAGCCGCTCGCAGTGGCCGACACCATTGTGCCGCTGCCCGAGCCCGACGAGTACCGCGAGCTCAACCAGGCCATGAGCCTGGCGCTGTTCGACTACCTGCGCAAGGCGCGCAGCAAGGGGTTTGTGCTGAGCCTCAGCGGTGGGGCCGACTCGTGCTTTTGCGCCGTGGGCGTGGCCGAGATGGTGCGCCTGGGCGTGGAAGAGCTGGGCGTGGAAGAGTTTAAGCGGCGTAGCGGTGCTTTCGATGCCGCCAAAAAGGAGGTGACGCAGGCAGGCGCGGGCGGCAAGGCAACGCAGCAGGCCACCGACGTGGACAACGAAGCCGCCGCGCAAAACCAAAAACCAGCCACGACCAACCAGCAGCTCGTCAACCACTTGCTCACCTGCGCGTATCAGGGCACGGTTAACTCCTCCGACGACACCCTGAACTCGGCCCGCGAGCTGGCTGACAGTATCGGGGCCCGCTTTTTCGACTGGACCATCGACGATGAGGTAAGCGGCTACGTGGGCAAGATTGAGCACGCGCTGGGCCGCGAGCTGACCTGGCAAACCGACGACCTGGCCCTGCAAAATATTCAGGCGCGGGTGCGGGCCCCCGGCATCTGGCTGCTGGCCAATGTGCAGAACTGCCTGCTTATCACGACCTCCAACCGCTCGGAGGCCAGCGTGGGCTACTGCACCATGGACGGCGACACGGCCGGCAGCATCTCCCCCATCGCGGGCGTCGATAAGGATTTTGTAAAAAAATGGCTGCGCTGGGCCCAAACCGCGCTCGGCTACGAGGCCCTGCACCACGTCAACGCCCTGCAACCCACCGCCGAGTTGCGCCCGTTGGCCGACAAGCAAACCGACGAGCGCGACCTGATGCCCTACGTGCTGCTCAACCGCATCGAGCGGCTGGCCTTCTACGACCGGCTGTCGCCGGCCGCCGTGCTGGCCCAGCTCGTGGCCGAAGAGCCCAGCTACGAGCCCGAGCAATTGCGCACCTACGTGAAGCGCTTCTACCAGCTCTGGAGCCGCAACCAGTGGAAGCGCGAGCGCTACGCGCCCAGCTTTCACCTCGACGACTACAACGTAGACCCGCGCTCCTGGCTGCGCTTCCCGATTTTGAGCGGCGGCTTTGGCGAAGAGCTGGCAGGGCTGTAG
- the rnc gene encoding ribonuclease III — protein MPLPLFGLFRRLLGSDKQFRQAVATVIGQDPDNAQLYRLAFTHSSVVKQDPGAGRHQSNERLEFLGDAVLGTVVAEYLFRKFPYEQEGFLTETRSRIVNRESLNAIALKMGLDKLVQLDSTQSRVARSRSVNGNALEALVGAVYLDLGYKSARKFVLKGLIKPFVDVNKLTTTTSNYKSKLIEWAQRNGKDVRYELSGEPRPGGVMEFTATVLLSDEVIATGMGLNKKQAEQLAAERALAALGV, from the coding sequence ATGCCTCTACCTCTCTTTGGTCTGTTTCGGCGGCTGCTGGGCAGCGATAAGCAGTTTCGGCAGGCCGTCGCCACCGTTATCGGCCAGGACCCGGATAATGCGCAGCTCTACCGGCTGGCGTTTACCCACTCGTCGGTGGTGAAGCAGGACCCCGGCGCGGGCCGCCACCAAAGCAACGAACGGCTGGAGTTTCTGGGCGACGCGGTGCTGGGCACCGTAGTGGCCGAGTACCTATTTCGCAAGTTTCCGTACGAGCAGGAAGGCTTCCTGACCGAAACCCGCTCGCGCATCGTCAACCGCGAAAGCCTCAACGCCATTGCCCTCAAAATGGGCCTCGACAAGCTGGTGCAGCTCGACTCGACCCAGAGCCGGGTAGCCCGCTCGCGCTCGGTAAACGGCAATGCCCTGGAAGCGCTGGTCGGGGCGGTGTACCTCGATTTGGGCTACAAGTCGGCCCGCAAGTTTGTGCTCAAAGGCTTAATAAAGCCGTTTGTCGATGTTAACAAGCTGACCACCACTACGTCCAATTATAAGAGCAAGCTCATCGAATGGGCGCAACGTAATGGCAAAGACGTGCGCTACGAGCTGAGCGGTGAGCCCCGGCCGGGCGGCGTGATGGAATTCACGGCCACTGTGCTGCTGAGCGACGAGGTAATAGCCACCGGCATGGGCCTCAATAAGAAGCAGGCCGAGCAGCTGGCCGCCGAGCGGGCGTTGGCGGCATTGGGGGTGTAA
- the lgt gene encoding prolipoprotein diacylglyceryl transferase: protein MTSLLAYITWNADPIIAHLGPLLLRWYGVLFATGFIIGSFVLTHIYKEEGVRPYWVDVITFYMVVGTVLGARLGHVFFYDWPSYREHPWEILKIWHGGLASHGATIGILLAVFIFSIRNKFDYLWVLDRIVIVVAIGGACIRLGNLMNSEIVGKPTDAPWAFVFPRDTEHLQAPVTPLPAGAVLVQRSRQPDGEEHTEMLPAGTTPTPTMEMAVPRHPTQIYESLFCIVLLVLLYGLWNKYKERTPRGLLFGLFVVLLFTFRLLVEYLKENQVAQEGDIIAHYHLNIGQLLSIPFILIGLWVLLRAGKDPKNPYGYAPRDLAAEEAAAQATAAKL, encoded by the coding sequence ATGACTAGCTTGCTCGCCTACATTACCTGGAACGCCGACCCGATTATTGCCCACTTAGGCCCGCTGCTGCTGCGCTGGTACGGGGTGCTGTTTGCCACTGGCTTCATTATTGGCTCGTTTGTGCTTACGCACATCTACAAAGAAGAGGGCGTCCGGCCGTACTGGGTCGATGTCATCACGTTTTATATGGTGGTGGGCACCGTGTTAGGCGCACGACTGGGCCACGTTTTCTTCTACGACTGGCCTTCGTACCGCGAGCATCCGTGGGAGATTCTCAAAATCTGGCACGGCGGGCTGGCTTCGCACGGCGCCACCATTGGCATTCTGCTGGCCGTCTTTATATTCAGTATTCGCAATAAATTTGATTACCTCTGGGTGCTCGACCGCATCGTGATTGTGGTAGCAATCGGCGGAGCGTGCATCCGCCTGGGCAACCTCATGAACTCGGAGATTGTGGGCAAGCCGACCGATGCGCCCTGGGCCTTTGTATTCCCACGCGATACCGAGCACCTGCAGGCGCCCGTAACGCCGCTGCCCGCCGGGGCCGTGCTGGTGCAGCGCAGCCGCCAGCCCGATGGCGAGGAACACACCGAGATGCTGCCGGCCGGCACCACGCCTACCCCCACGATGGAAATGGCCGTGCCGCGCCACCCCACCCAAATTTACGAGTCGCTGTTTTGCATCGTGCTGCTGGTGCTGCTTTATGGGCTGTGGAACAAGTATAAAGAGCGCACGCCGCGTGGCCTGCTCTTTGGGCTGTTTGTGGTGCTGCTCTTCACGTTCCGCCTGCTGGTCGAATACCTGAAGGAAAACCAGGTAGCACAGGAAGGCGACATTATCGCGCACTACCACCTCAACATCGGGCAGCTGCTGAGCATCCCGTTTATCCTGATTGGCTTATGGGTGCTGCTGCGCGCCGGCAAAGACCCGAAAAATCCCTACGGCTACGCCCCCCGCGACCTGGCCGCGGAAGAAGCTGCCGCCCAGGCCACTGCCGCCAAGCTATAA
- the fabF gene encoding beta-ketoacyl-ACP synthase II, producing the protein MSSIRRVVVTGIGAITPLGSTAPAYWEGLKNGVSGAAAITRFDASKFKTRFACEVKDYNPDAYFDRKEGRKMDLFTQFAVIASDEAIADAGLLTGGVDKDRVGVIWGSGIGGLKSLQEECFQFERGDGTPRYSPFFIPRMIADSSSGNISIKNGFRGPNFVTTSACASSNDALIAAFNNIRLGLADAVVTGGSEAAITESGVGGFNALKAMSERNDDPASASRPYDKDRDGFVLGEGAGALVLEEYEHARARGAKIYCEIIGGGMSSDAYHITAPDPSGSGVVLVMRNALRDAGIDASEVDYINTHGTSTPLGDGAEIKAIETVFGEHAAKLNISSTKSMTGHLLGGAGGIEAVASILAIQHGMIPPTINLHTPDPEINQALNFTPNVAQKREVNVALSNTFGFGGHNTSVVFRKLTAD; encoded by the coding sequence ATGTCGTCAATTCGCCGCGTTGTCGTAACCGGTATCGGGGCCATCACACCCCTGGGCAGCACCGCTCCCGCTTACTGGGAGGGGCTCAAGAATGGGGTGAGCGGGGCCGCTGCCATTACCCGCTTCGATGCCTCTAAATTTAAAACCCGCTTTGCCTGCGAGGTAAAAGACTACAATCCTGATGCTTACTTCGACCGCAAGGAAGGTCGGAAGATGGACTTGTTCACGCAGTTTGCCGTTATCGCCTCCGACGAAGCCATTGCCGATGCCGGCCTGCTGACGGGTGGCGTCGATAAGGACCGCGTGGGCGTAATCTGGGGCTCGGGCATCGGCGGCCTCAAGTCGCTGCAGGAGGAATGCTTTCAGTTTGAGCGCGGCGACGGCACCCCCCGGTATTCGCCGTTCTTTATTCCGCGCATGATTGCGGACTCCTCATCGGGCAATATTTCCATTAAGAATGGCTTTCGCGGCCCCAACTTCGTTACGACCTCGGCCTGCGCCTCGTCGAACGATGCGCTGATTGCAGCCTTCAACAATATCCGCCTCGGTCTGGCCGATGCCGTAGTGACCGGCGGCTCTGAAGCCGCCATTACCGAGTCGGGCGTGGGAGGATTCAATGCCCTCAAGGCCATGAGCGAGCGCAACGACGACCCGGCTTCGGCTTCGCGGCCCTATGATAAAGACCGCGACGGCTTTGTACTGGGTGAAGGCGCGGGTGCGCTGGTGCTCGAAGAGTATGAGCACGCCCGGGCGCGCGGGGCCAAAATCTACTGCGAGATTATCGGCGGCGGTATGTCGTCGGATGCCTACCACATTACGGCTCCCGACCCCAGTGGCTCGGGCGTGGTGCTGGTAATGCGCAACGCCCTGCGCGATGCGGGCATCGACGCCAGCGAGGTTGACTATATCAACACGCACGGCACGAGCACGCCGCTCGGCGACGGGGCCGAAATCAAGGCCATTGAAACCGTATTCGGCGAGCACGCGGCCAAGCTCAACATCTCTTCGACCAAGAGCATGACCGGCCACCTGCTGGGCGGGGCGGGCGGCATTGAGGCAGTGGCTTCCATCCTGGCAATCCAGCACGGCATGATACCGCCCACCATTAACCTGCACACGCCCGACCCGGAAATCAACCAGGCGCTGAATTTTACGCCCAACGTGGCGCAGAAGCGCGAGGTGAACGTGGCCCTCAGCAACACGTTTGGCTTCGGCGGCCATAATACCAGCGTGGTTTTCCGCAAGCTGACCGCAGATTAA